One segment of Pyrococcus sp. ST04 DNA contains the following:
- a CDS encoding CDP-2,3-bis-(O-geranylgeranyl)-sn-glycerol synthase, which translates to MHPLFEAFWYILPAYFANSSPVVLGGGTPMDFGKTWRDGKRIFGDGKTWRGFFGGLTVGTSVGVIQHFIIPTYYGSLKLSILVAFLLSLGTLIGDLIGSFIKRRLNLPRGYPAVGLDQWGFLISALCFAYPVRTIPTGEVLFLLVVTPLIHWGTNVFAYKMGWKSVPW; encoded by the coding sequence GTGCATCCACTGTTCGAAGCTTTCTGGTATATCCTTCCCGCCTACTTCGCTAATTCTTCTCCGGTAGTTTTAGGTGGAGGAACCCCAATGGACTTCGGGAAAACTTGGAGAGATGGGAAGAGGATATTTGGGGATGGAAAAACCTGGAGGGGATTTTTTGGAGGCTTAACTGTTGGGACAAGTGTGGGAGTCATTCAGCACTTCATAATCCCTACTTACTATGGCTCTCTGAAGTTGTCGATTCTAGTTGCCTTCCTTCTTTCTCTTGGAACTTTAATCGGAGATTTGATTGGTAGTTTCATAAAAAGGAGGCTTAATCTTCCAAGAGGATATCCAGCCGTTGGTCTAGATCAGTGGGGTTTTTTGATCTCAGCCCTATGCTTTGCGTATCCAGTAAGAACAATCCCGACAGGTGAAGTTCTGTTTTTACTCGTTGTTACCCCTCTAATACACTGGGGCACTAATGTTTTTGCTTACAAGATGGGGTGGAAGAGTGTTCCATGGTAA
- a CDS encoding DHH family phosphoesterase — protein sequence MAVRDCPECHGTGKVKVGEKECPVCHGWGYVPADFKLGDHLKGYRNLENFGVDEEVDEIPCPECHGKGVVPVYDTCPTCGGTGKVLVCDICGRVKGPWEPGMETTWVCPECERKFKVVYVLDNACDYEDVEIGSYYKGIIDRVERFGVFVRLNKHVLGLIKKKDLLGKRQYVPGQEIIVQVLDVRPDKREIDFLEAPLTRYREVQVKKELPVTPIGDLKEELAGKTVKIRGKITQVQVTGGPTVFTLTDGTGITWAAAFEAPGVRAYPNINVGDIVEVIGKVSFHAGKIQVEVIDMYRLWGPEAAEVKKKIEEELDRKAKPEDVGFLVESEVLEKLKPKIMQAAFLIRRAIFEGRPIILRHHADTDGYTAGVALETAIVPLIEQVAPDPEARWHLFKRRPSRAPFYELEDVLKDIIFMMEDHMRFGDELPLIVIVDNGGTTEDIPAYKRLKAYGVKIVVIDHHDPRDWISEDKAKVDEYVDVHVNPHHIKRGYYELTAGMLATEVARYINPEVEDRIKHLPAIAGTGDRSKAPEFYQYLKYAKEKGLTEDDLKKIAEVIDHEAFYWKFMDGRGIIEEILLVTGNLQRHRMLVESIYPEVKAKQERVLKAVLPHVKSVVLPNGIRFNTIDVELYAPKFEYPSPGKLSGIIHDHFKEKYGEDSPIITLAYGPDFAVVRASDGMAKYNFDLNKIVKVLEEKLPDAGVEGGGHSYAGSIKFFEGKRKEVLEAFAKEIIKLKAGE from the coding sequence ATGGCAGTTAGAGACTGTCCAGAATGTCATGGAACAGGTAAAGTCAAGGTGGGCGAGAAAGAGTGCCCTGTTTGTCATGGATGGGGGTATGTTCCTGCTGATTTCAAGCTTGGTGATCATTTAAAGGGTTACAGGAATCTGGAGAACTTTGGAGTTGATGAGGAGGTAGATGAGATCCCATGCCCCGAGTGTCATGGAAAAGGTGTCGTTCCTGTTTATGATACCTGCCCAACGTGTGGTGGGACTGGAAAAGTTTTAGTGTGTGACATTTGTGGAAGAGTGAAAGGACCCTGGGAGCCTGGGATGGAGACAACTTGGGTGTGCCCCGAGTGTGAGAGAAAGTTCAAAGTTGTTTACGTTTTGGACAATGCGTGTGATTATGAGGATGTTGAGATAGGAAGCTACTACAAGGGAATTATTGACAGGGTTGAAAGATTTGGAGTTTTTGTAAGGCTCAACAAGCACGTTCTTGGCCTTATAAAAAAGAAAGATCTGCTCGGTAAAAGGCAATATGTTCCTGGTCAGGAGATTATAGTTCAGGTTCTTGACGTTAGGCCTGACAAAAGAGAGATAGACTTTCTTGAAGCTCCACTGACAAGGTATAGGGAGGTTCAGGTTAAAAAGGAATTACCAGTCACGCCAATCGGGGATCTTAAAGAAGAGCTTGCAGGTAAAACTGTTAAGATAAGAGGGAAAATAACTCAGGTTCAAGTTACCGGTGGTCCAACGGTATTCACGCTAACCGATGGCACGGGGATAACATGGGCCGCAGCTTTTGAGGCCCCAGGAGTTAGGGCATATCCAAACATAAACGTTGGCGACATAGTGGAGGTCATCGGAAAGGTTTCCTTCCACGCCGGTAAGATTCAAGTAGAAGTAATCGACATGTACAGACTTTGGGGACCTGAAGCCGCAGAGGTTAAGAAGAAAATTGAAGAAGAGCTTGATAGAAAGGCAAAACCTGAGGACGTAGGGTTCTTGGTTGAAAGTGAAGTTCTTGAGAAGCTGAAACCCAAGATAATGCAGGCGGCGTTCCTAATTAGAAGAGCAATATTTGAGGGGAGACCAATAATACTGAGACACCACGCTGATACCGATGGGTACACAGCAGGAGTTGCCCTTGAAACTGCGATAGTTCCTCTAATAGAGCAGGTTGCTCCTGATCCGGAGGCTAGATGGCACCTCTTTAAGAGAAGGCCCTCTAGAGCTCCCTTCTATGAGCTTGAGGATGTTTTAAAGGATATAATCTTCATGATGGAAGATCATATGCGCTTTGGAGATGAGCTTCCGCTGATAGTTATCGTGGACAATGGTGGAACAACCGAAGACATTCCCGCGTACAAGAGATTGAAGGCTTATGGGGTTAAGATAGTCGTAATAGACCACCATGATCCAAGGGACTGGATAAGTGAAGACAAGGCAAAGGTCGATGAATACGTTGATGTCCACGTTAATCCTCACCACATCAAGAGGGGCTATTATGAGCTGACCGCTGGAATGCTTGCTACTGAAGTTGCTAGATATATAAATCCAGAAGTTGAGGACAGAATAAAGCACCTTCCCGCCATAGCTGGTACGGGGGATAGAAGTAAGGCTCCGGAGTTCTATCAGTACCTGAAGTACGCAAAGGAGAAGGGATTGACGGAGGATGACTTGAAGAAAATAGCTGAGGTCATTGACCATGAGGCATTTTACTGGAAGTTCATGGATGGTAGGGGAATAATAGAGGAGATCCTTCTCGTTACTGGAAACCTGCAGAGGCATAGAATGCTTGTTGAGTCTATATACCCAGAGGTCAAGGCGAAACAAGAGAGGGTTCTCAAAGCTGTCTTACCTCATGTGAAGAGCGTTGTTCTTCCCAATGGAATTAGATTCAACACTATCGATGTTGAGCTCTATGCGCCGAAGTTTGAGTACCCGAGTCCAGGAAAGCTTTCGGGAATAATTCATGATCACTTTAAGGAGAAGTATGGAGAAGACTCTCCTATAATAACCCTAGCCTACGGTCCAGATTTTGCGGTGGTCAGGGCGAGTGATGGAATGGCCAAATACAATTTTGACCTGAACAAGATAGTTAAAGTCCTAGAGGAAAAGCTTCCTGATGCTGGAGTTGAAGGAGGTGGCCATAGCTACGCCGGCTCGATAAAATTCTTTGAGGGGAAGAGGAAAGAAGTGCTCGAGGCTTTTGCGAAGGAGATAATAAAGCTAAAGGCTGGTGAGTAA
- a CDS encoding site-2 protease family protein yields the protein MVKGIYECINCGHREVFDTTKPLLPGACKVCGGDMILVGYEIDVEEEYHPSIEDELRKYYELGQLLESRGDFYAYEVISIKEENFEKVLKEVEKLGYWLALKKREGKLVLYVFPAQNVDNKENPVVGILLFILTVLSTFFAGYILSINYVKTLEDLGLPGIKNVYLNALAFSLGIISILGTHEMGHKIAATLHGVKSTFPYFIPFPSFIGTLGAVIRVKSPIPTRNAAIDLGVSGPIAGLIVAIPVTIIGLKLSAIVPQDYFKQGETIYFGTSILFYELTKLVIGNLEEGFGIALHPLAIAGWVGILVTFLNLIPAAQLDGGHIARALLPEKVHRILTYALGFIAIGLSYFWAGWFLWGLLILLMGRIGNPGALDEVTPLTLGRKILALIAVVIFIVSAVPVPFST from the coding sequence TTGGTTAAAGGAATCTATGAGTGCATAAACTGTGGACACAGAGAAGTTTTCGACACTACAAAGCCCCTCCTCCCGGGTGCGTGTAAAGTTTGTGGAGGGGACATGATCCTCGTTGGTTATGAGATAGATGTAGAAGAGGAATATCATCCGAGCATAGAAGATGAACTTAGAAAGTACTATGAGCTTGGTCAGCTTTTAGAAAGTAGAGGAGATTTTTATGCATATGAAGTCATTTCAATAAAAGAGGAGAATTTTGAGAAGGTATTAAAGGAGGTCGAAAAGTTAGGATACTGGCTGGCATTGAAGAAGAGGGAAGGAAAACTCGTTTTATATGTGTTTCCAGCCCAAAACGTTGACAATAAGGAAAATCCAGTAGTGGGTATCTTGCTGTTTATCTTAACTGTCTTGAGCACGTTCTTTGCCGGGTATATACTTTCCATCAATTATGTAAAGACTCTTGAGGATCTAGGATTACCTGGTATTAAGAATGTATATCTCAACGCCCTAGCATTTTCACTAGGTATAATCTCAATCCTTGGAACCCATGAGATGGGACACAAAATAGCGGCAACTTTACATGGTGTTAAATCAACATTCCCTTACTTTATCCCCTTCCCTTCATTCATAGGAACATTAGGTGCTGTTATCAGGGTTAAGTCTCCAATTCCAACGAGAAATGCTGCCATAGACCTTGGTGTTAGCGGCCCAATAGCTGGATTGATAGTGGCTATACCGGTAACGATAATAGGACTTAAGCTTTCTGCAATAGTTCCCCAAGACTATTTCAAGCAGGGAGAAACCATATACTTTGGAACGAGCATACTATTCTATGAGCTTACAAAGCTCGTCATAGGAAACTTGGAGGAAGGCTTTGGAATAGCGCTCCATCCACTTGCCATAGCGGGATGGGTTGGAATTTTAGTGACCTTCCTTAACCTTATCCCAGCGGCCCAACTTGATGGGGGTCACATAGCTAGGGCTCTATTGCCAGAGAAAGTTCATAGAATACTAACGTACGCGTTAGGCTTTATAGCAATAGGACTTAGCTACTTCTGGGCCGGATGGTTTCTTTGGGGTTTGCTAATACTTTTAATGGGAAGAATAGGAAACCCTGGAGCCCTAGATGAAGTGACTCCACTAACACTTGGAAGAAAGATACTCGCCTTAATTGCAGTTGTAATATTCATAGTCTCTGCAGTACCAGTTCCCTTCTCAACCTAA
- a CDS encoding TasA family protein has product MKELEHRKVLGVLIILAVLAVFSLAHVRGNFSDVATSEGNKVSSAEFDVRISKDGKRFYDSTKIFSIDDMKPGETKEFTFYVKNYGEIEISNVSLFLKVKDIEDEISPAEKPHDMTEDVGELSSCLVLRIYSNGTKVTEGRLSELAGKKISLFSGTLKSGEKFLVRLHLTFDKNAGNECMTDSVEVYIKIVAVQ; this is encoded by the coding sequence ATGAAAGAGTTAGAACATAGAAAAGTTCTGGGTGTGCTGATTATTCTTGCTGTACTTGCGGTCTTTAGTTTGGCTCATGTCAGGGGAAATTTCTCTGACGTAGCAACATCGGAAGGAAATAAAGTATCGAGCGCTGAGTTCGATGTAAGAATAAGCAAGGATGGCAAAAGGTTCTATGACTCAACAAAGATATTCTCGATAGATGACATGAAGCCAGGGGAAACTAAAGAGTTCACCTTTTATGTGAAGAACTATGGTGAGATTGAGATATCTAATGTTTCCCTATTCCTGAAAGTTAAGGACATAGAAGACGAAATTTCCCCAGCAGAGAAGCCACATGACATGACTGAAGACGTTGGAGAGCTTAGTAGCTGTTTAGTGCTTAGGATTTATTCGAACGGAACTAAAGTCACCGAGGGGAGGCTATCTGAACTTGCTGGGAAGAAAATATCTCTATTCTCGGGAACTCTAAAGAGCGGGGAAAAGTTTCTAGTAAGGCTTCATTTGACCTTCGACAAGAACGCTGGGAATGAGTGCATGACTGACAGTGTTGAGGTTTATATTAAGATCGTCGCTGTTCAATAA
- a CDS encoding glycosyltransferase 4 family protein: MFEVGALLLSLVLTKYIAAQMKKAGIVGVDVHKLERVEVPEMGGLAIVFTITLFALFIVGLEGWIIGVFLLVALVGIIDDLTNLRQSHKVILTALATFPLIFHISRESIILGNWEINLGILTLIIFWIYVVATANLVNMLAGFNGLEVGSSVIIFFFLYLLSHEGWAKSVSLIAFFASLGFLYWNKYPAKVFPGDTGTLSLGALMGLVAVYQGLEFPLAIMLIPHAIDFILKLGVKFQGKQLGRTKVLKDGTLVPPPYLSFLGLIMRVRRVREWELVGIVWVMEVLLGIFALLIY; encoded by the coding sequence ATGTTTGAAGTTGGTGCTCTTCTTTTGTCCTTAGTACTGACAAAATATATCGCTGCTCAAATGAAGAAAGCTGGCATAGTAGGTGTCGATGTCCATAAGTTGGAGAGGGTTGAGGTTCCTGAGATGGGGGGCTTGGCAATTGTATTTACGATAACGCTTTTTGCACTATTTATTGTGGGATTGGAAGGGTGGATTATAGGTGTCTTTCTTCTGGTAGCATTAGTAGGTATTATCGATGATTTAACTAATCTGAGGCAATCTCATAAGGTCATTTTAACGGCTTTAGCTACCTTTCCCTTAATCTTTCATATTAGCAGAGAAAGCATAATCTTGGGAAATTGGGAAATCAACCTCGGAATACTGACTTTAATAATATTCTGGATCTATGTTGTTGCCACTGCAAATCTTGTGAACATGCTGGCGGGTTTTAATGGACTTGAGGTTGGTTCTTCTGTCATAATATTCTTCTTCTTATATTTGCTGAGTCATGAAGGTTGGGCTAAGAGTGTCTCCCTAATAGCGTTCTTTGCTTCATTGGGATTTTTATATTGGAACAAGTATCCAGCAAAAGTTTTCCCTGGAGATACTGGAACTCTGTCTTTAGGTGCCTTAATGGGATTGGTTGCCGTATACCAAGGACTTGAATTCCCCCTTGCGATAATGTTGATCCCCCATGCCATTGACTTCATCCTTAAGCTTGGGGTTAAGTTCCAAGGAAAACAACTTGGAAGGACTAAAGTTCTCAAAGATGGAACACTTGTCCCTCCCCCTTATCTTTCCTTTCTAGGCTTGATAATGAGAGTTAGAAGGGTTAGGGAGTGGGAGCTTGTTGGAATTGTTTGGGTTATGGAAGTATTACTTGGAATATTTGCCTTGTTAATCTATTAA
- a CDS encoding ABC transporter permease subunit, producing MNDLWVVFVKELKNIFRDRKMLTAIITPLVIIPIVLGGIQASNTPQVSAHVIDQDQGKYSRMLIEFLQRNGVLINESSSITLIIPQGFSKALEEGSLSSIILRVELSSVFDVKTAKAGEYVGQLCKRFVESLIPAPKPQFQTVFMNKTMDVAPSLYLYSLLKSALIIPTFFFLIAIYASQVIAATIAVEKEQKTLETLLTLPVSRRSLILGKIFAAVAFSILVMLSLGVSFGIASRFSSKSSPSTMSIGALPIGVLSLCVFMLSMLMLLTSVIVSLFTQDVRSALSIAGLVELPYLIPLLTIMGGFKISDLYRLVLVTLNPGYAPFYAFSSALNGEYLHAVLALLYLLAWNALVLKIAVWAFNSDFILTANLNTEKLRWLIRIKI from the coding sequence ATGAACGATTTATGGGTTGTATTTGTGAAAGAGTTAAAGAACATTTTCAGGGATAGGAAAATGCTGACTGCAATCATTACACCGCTCGTAATTATCCCCATAGTCCTTGGAGGCATTCAAGCTTCAAATACTCCCCAGGTTTCGGCCCACGTGATAGATCAAGATCAAGGAAAGTACTCAAGAATGCTCATTGAATTCCTCCAGAGAAATGGTGTTTTAATCAACGAAAGCAGTAGCATAACTCTGATCATCCCTCAAGGATTTTCCAAAGCACTTGAAGAAGGTAGTTTATCAAGTATTATCCTTCGAGTAGAGCTTTCTTCGGTTTTTGATGTAAAGACTGCTAAGGCAGGAGAATACGTTGGGCAGCTGTGCAAAAGGTTTGTAGAGAGCTTAATTCCTGCACCTAAACCACAATTCCAAACTGTGTTTATGAATAAAACAATGGATGTTGCCCCCTCTCTTTATCTCTATTCGCTCTTAAAGAGTGCTCTAATAATCCCAACCTTTTTCTTTCTGATAGCCATTTATGCCTCCCAGGTGATAGCGGCAACTATAGCGGTTGAGAAGGAGCAGAAAACGCTTGAAACTCTGCTAACCCTTCCAGTTTCAAGACGATCCCTCATTCTTGGAAAGATTTTTGCTGCCGTTGCTTTCAGCATTCTTGTAATGCTATCCCTGGGAGTTTCGTTTGGAATTGCCTCACGCTTTTCTTCAAAATCCTCACCATCGACTATGAGTATTGGTGCTTTACCCATCGGCGTGCTTTCTCTCTGTGTGTTCATGCTCTCCATGCTCATGCTTCTTACAAGCGTTATAGTTTCTCTATTCACTCAAGATGTCAGGAGCGCCTTGAGCATTGCAGGCCTTGTTGAGCTTCCTTATTTAATCCCTTTGCTGACTATTATGGGAGGGTTCAAAATTTCAGACCTCTATAGGCTCGTACTTGTAACACTAAACCCAGGCTATGCACCTTTTTATGCATTTTCAAGTGCACTTAACGGGGAATATCTTCATGCGGTTTTGGCCCTGCTGTATCTTCTTGCATGGAACGCTTTAGTACTGAAAATCGCCGTTTGGGCATTCAACAGCGACTTCATCCTAACTGCAAACCTAAACACAGAAAAGCTCAGATGGCTCATAAGAATAAAAATCTGA
- a CDS encoding TIGR01177 family methyltransferase: MKFYVEILGTLPEMAVAEVNALAELGKGTVLDKDYLLVSGEIENMKIFERLGMAHEFGILLFSSENPDEIIDYVKSFPWKNVINGTFAVRRERMKNCTHEIEGLDKLIGGIIHSQGLKVNLSRPDVVVRVYCGENLWLGIRIREFKGKEFENRKADRRPFSRPIALPPRIARAMVNLTRATRELLDPFMGTGGMLIEAGLMGLRVYGLDIREDMVEGAKLNLEYYGVKDYTVKVGDATRIKEAFPGKTFEAIATDPPYGSSTTLPMKRDELYRRALESMYEVLDGYLAIAFPADFDAVSVAENIGFKVIEEFYQRVHSSLERYFYVMRI; encoded by the coding sequence ATGAAGTTCTATGTAGAGATTCTTGGCACCCTTCCGGAAATGGCAGTTGCTGAAGTAAATGCACTTGCTGAGTTAGGAAAGGGAACGGTTTTGGATAAGGATTATCTACTTGTCTCTGGAGAAATAGAGAACATGAAGATTTTTGAAAGACTTGGAATGGCACACGAGTTTGGAATTCTGCTATTTTCCTCTGAGAACCCTGACGAGATAATCGATTATGTAAAATCTTTCCCGTGGAAGAATGTCATCAATGGAACGTTTGCCGTAAGAAGGGAGAGGATGAAAAACTGCACTCATGAAATTGAGGGGTTGGATAAGCTAATTGGTGGGATAATACACTCCCAAGGATTAAAAGTTAACCTTTCTAGACCGGATGTCGTTGTTAGGGTGTACTGTGGGGAAAATCTGTGGCTAGGCATTAGGATTAGAGAGTTCAAGGGAAAAGAGTTTGAAAACAGAAAGGCCGATAGGAGACCTTTCTCAAGACCAATAGCCCTCCCTCCAAGGATAGCTAGGGCAATGGTTAACTTAACTAGGGCAACTAGAGAGTTGCTGGATCCTTTTATGGGGACTGGGGGGATGCTCATAGAGGCAGGCCTTATGGGACTTAGGGTGTATGGTCTTGATATTAGGGAAGACATGGTTGAAGGGGCTAAGCTAAACTTAGAGTACTATGGAGTTAAGGACTACACGGTTAAAGTTGGTGACGCAACTAGAATAAAAGAAGCATTTCCGGGTAAGACATTTGAGGCTATAGCAACGGATCCTCCGTACGGTTCCTCAACAACCCTTCCCATGAAGAGAGATGAGCTTTACAGGAGGGCTCTTGAGAGTATGTATGAAGTTCTGGATGGGTACCTTGCAATAGCTTTTCCCGCAGACTTCGATGCGGTAAGTGTTGCGGAGAACATTGGTTTTAAAGTCATTGAGGAGTTCTATCAAAGAGTTCATTCTTCATTGGAAAGATATTTTTACGTGATGAGGATCTAG
- a CDS encoding HD family hydrolase yields the protein MEILDKILRVSTLKRLPRMGWLFKDVPNPESIASHSFSVAFITLLLANELKRKGVNIDEGKAIKIAILHDIAESILTDLPLSAQKYLNKTEAEIKVFEDIFPEFLDLFVEYEEGKTLESQVVKLADKIDMVVQAYKYMLAGNRNLDEFWTALDEVEKLEVSKYFKDLLDALRRLKHV from the coding sequence ATGGAAATACTTGATAAAATCCTAAGAGTAAGCACCTTGAAAAGACTTCCAAGAATGGGATGGCTATTCAAAGATGTCCCCAACCCAGAGAGTATTGCATCGCACTCTTTTTCAGTGGCTTTCATAACTCTTCTCTTGGCTAACGAGCTGAAGAGAAAAGGTGTAAATATCGATGAGGGAAAAGCCATAAAAATAGCCATACTGCATGATATTGCTGAGTCAATTTTAACAGATTTACCACTCTCTGCCCAGAAGTATTTGAATAAAACTGAAGCTGAAATTAAAGTTTTTGAAGACATTTTCCCGGAATTCTTGGATCTATTTGTAGAGTATGAGGAAGGAAAGACATTAGAGAGTCAGGTTGTAAAGCTGGCTGACAAAATTGATATGGTTGTTCAGGCTTACAAGTATATGCTAGCTGGGAACAGGAATTTGGATGAATTTTGGACAGCGTTGGATGAAGTAGAGAAACTTGAAGTTTCAAAATACTTTAAAGATCTTTTAGATGCCCTCAGGAGGTTAAAGCATGTTTGA
- the cas6 gene encoding CRISPR-associated endoribonuclease Cas6 encodes MRIEIKLLPLKDNAVLPFNYNYEVYSQILEKVNSIEPSLTQLLSSPHGYWTFSRIIVRKRRILPERGIEILSDDVSLYVSSFNEEIIRAIAEAVEKSPEFKIGDVAFLVGDIKVIKVKNIGRENMFSTLSPIVVRTVKFENGKLRHWDLYPHDDLFMDRLRKVMLLRYNEIMGHLPQDKEFTIEVLKFKPTRLMVGDSYIRGSLMVFRYIGSEEIARFGYENGFGEKTRFGFGMVKLID; translated from the coding sequence ATGAGAATAGAGATAAAACTGCTCCCACTTAAAGACAATGCTGTTCTCCCATTCAATTACAATTATGAGGTATACTCCCAAATCCTAGAGAAGGTAAACTCAATAGAGCCTAGTTTAACGCAATTACTCTCCTCTCCCCATGGATATTGGACTTTTTCTAGGATAATTGTGAGAAAGAGGAGGATATTACCCGAGAGGGGTATTGAAATACTCTCTGATGACGTGTCCCTCTATGTCTCGTCATTCAACGAGGAGATTATAAGAGCTATAGCTGAAGCCGTTGAAAAAAGTCCCGAATTCAAAATTGGTGACGTTGCGTTTCTTGTAGGGGATATAAAAGTCATTAAAGTAAAAAACATAGGACGGGAGAATATGTTTTCAACATTAAGTCCAATAGTCGTCAGAACAGTAAAATTTGAGAACGGGAAGCTTAGACATTGGGATCTTTATCCCCATGATGATCTGTTCATGGATCGGCTAAGGAAAGTTATGCTGCTAAGATATAATGAAATAATGGGTCATTTACCCCAAGACAAGGAATTCACTATTGAAGTTCTAAAGTTCAAACCCACGAGGCTGATGGTTGGAGATTCATACATAAGAGGATCGCTTATGGTCTTTAGGTATATTGGCTCGGAAGAGATAGCAAGGTTCGGTTATGAGAATGGCTTTGGAGAAAAGACAAGATTTGGGTTTGGGATGGTGAAGTTAATAGATTAA
- a CDS encoding Era-like GTP-binding protein, translating into MIKVAIIGAENVGKSTLMNALLGGRFSEVSEVPGTTKGTIKRVFGKVKLPKTMKNPFGGADEVVLIDTAGLFDPEKEVRGKVLSEERFRELIEEIVSADVIIHMIDATKGLHRGMEKLHYMLKFRYEKPIIVVINKIDLVPREKVLELAKIVEKRLEQKPILLSLVTYEGFNEILKALAYYAQYAK; encoded by the coding sequence ATGATAAAGGTTGCGATCATCGGTGCAGAGAACGTTGGGAAATCCACCCTGATGAATGCCTTACTGGGGGGAAGGTTTTCAGAAGTTTCAGAAGTCCCTGGAACAACAAAAGGGACAATAAAAAGAGTCTTTGGAAAGGTAAAGCTCCCAAAGACAATGAAAAATCCCTTTGGTGGAGCCGATGAAGTAGTTCTAATTGACACGGCCGGATTATTTGATCCAGAAAAGGAAGTGAGAGGCAAAGTTCTAAGTGAAGAACGATTTAGGGAATTAATTGAAGAGATAGTGAGTGCAGACGTAATTATCCACATGATAGACGCTACAAAAGGCCTTCATAGAGGAATGGAGAAGTTGCACTACATGTTAAAATTTAGGTATGAAAAGCCAATAATAGTCGTCATAAATAAAATAGATCTTGTACCAAGAGAAAAAGTCCTTGAACTCGCAAAAATCGTTGAAAAAAGGCTGGAACAGAAGCCCATACTTCTATCTCTCGTCACATACGAGGGATTCAACGAGATTTTAAAGGCCCTCGCATATTATGCCCAATATGCTAAATGA
- a CDS encoding deoxyhypusine synthase, which yields MPKPKEIVLKESEKIEGTPIEGPWLDDVRSLEEVVEGYTKIGFQATHLGKAVEIWRKVEEKRRRGEEVRVFLGYTSNIISSGLREIIAWLVKEGKVDVIVTTAGGVEEDFIKALKPFILGDWIVDDVNLRERGINRIGNIFVPNDRYIEFEKYMIPFFERVLDIEEKLGRPLTSSEFIREMGKYMEETLGKEKEKSVIYWAYKRDVPIFCPAITDGSIGDMLYFFKEERRDEKLVIDIANDIVRLNNLAVTAKETASIILGGSLPKHAIINANLFRGGTDYAIYITTAIPWDGSLSGAPPTEGISWGKIKAKADYVEIWADATLVFPILVWMVMKS from the coding sequence ATGCCAAAGCCTAAAGAGATAGTCCTAAAGGAATCTGAGAAAATAGAGGGAACACCAATCGAAGGTCCCTGGTTGGACGATGTGAGGTCTCTAGAGGAAGTTGTTGAAGGGTACACAAAGATAGGCTTTCAAGCCACTCATTTGGGTAAAGCAGTCGAGATATGGAGAAAAGTTGAGGAGAAGAGGAGGAGGGGTGAGGAAGTTAGGGTGTTTCTAGGTTATACATCAAACATAATATCATCCGGTCTTAGGGAGATAATAGCTTGGCTGGTAAAGGAAGGAAAAGTCGATGTGATAGTAACTACTGCGGGGGGCGTCGAGGAGGACTTCATAAAGGCATTAAAACCATTCATTCTTGGAGATTGGATCGTTGATGATGTAAATCTTAGAGAGAGGGGAATAAACAGGATCGGCAACATATTCGTTCCAAATGACAGGTACATAGAGTTTGAAAAGTACATGATACCCTTCTTTGAGAGAGTACTTGATATAGAGGAGAAGCTTGGAAGGCCTCTAACGTCTAGTGAATTCATAAGGGAGATGGGGAAGTATATGGAAGAGACACTGGGGAAAGAAAAGGAGAAAAGTGTGATATACTGGGCATATAAGAGGGACGTTCCAATATTCTGCCCTGCCATAACGGACGGATCAATTGGTGATATGCTATACTTCTTCAAAGAAGAGAGGAGAGACGAAAAGCTTGTCATAGATATAGCTAACGACATAGTAAGGCTAAACAACTTGGCTGTCACGGCGAAAGAAACTGCTTCAATAATTCTTGGGGGCTCTCTGCCAAAACATGCAATAATAAATGCCAATCTCTTTAGGGGAGGAACTGATTACGCGATTTATATAACTACCGCAATCCCTTGGGACGGTTCTCTTAGCGGTGCTCCTCCAACCGAAGGAATTAGCTGGGGGAAAATAAAGGCAAAGGCAGACTACGTTGAGATATGGGCAGATGCTACTTTGGTGTTCCCCATTTTGGTCTGGATGGTTATGAAAAGTTGA